From a region of the Rubidibacter lacunae KORDI 51-2 genome:
- a CDS encoding ion channel yields MKANSQRSGRGGKKPSRQVRSPVRIQRLDDGRFQRIDVGQWYSYWRDPYHLMLTVPWAGFIVLLTLLFGLVNGLFALAYMAGEGIANARPGHFGDAFFFSVQTLATIGYGSMYPQTLYANVLVALEALTGLVGLAIVTGLAFARFAQPTARVLFSSTAVVAPYDGVSTLMFRTANQRGNQILEAEIRLYLAFRREAPR; encoded by the coding sequence ATGAAAGCTAACTCCCAACGGTCGGGTCGGGGCGGTAAAAAGCCGTCGCGACAGGTGCGATCGCCGGTGAGGATCCAGCGTCTGGATGACGGGCGGTTCCAGCGCATAGACGTCGGGCAGTGGTATAGCTATTGGCGCGATCCGTACCACTTGATGCTCACGGTTCCATGGGCGGGCTTTATCGTGCTGCTGACTTTGCTCTTTGGGCTTGTCAACGGTCTCTTCGCGCTGGCCTACATGGCTGGCGAGGGGATTGCTAATGCGCGCCCGGGACACTTCGGCGATGCATTTTTCTTCAGCGTTCAGACCCTTGCCACCATCGGCTACGGGTCCATGTATCCACAGACCCTCTACGCGAACGTGCTGGTGGCGCTGGAAGCGCTGACGGGATTGGTTGGGTTGGCGATCGTAACGGGCCTGGCCTTCGCGAGGTTTGCCCAGCCGACGGCGCGGGTGTTGTTCAGTTCGACAGCAGTGGTCGCACCATACGATGGCGTGTCGACCTTGATGTTTCGGACTGCCAACCAACGCGGTAACCAGATCCTCGAAGCGGAGATTCGGCTCTATTTAGCTTTTAGACGGGAAGCCCCGCG
- a CDS encoding phosphoribulokinase gives MTTQPDLDRVVVIGVAGDSGCGKSTFLRRLIDLFGEQFMTVICLDDYHSLDRKGRKAAGVTALNLKANNFDLMAEQVAALKAGKAIDKPIYNHETGELDPPERIEPNKVIVIEGLHPLYDERVRELVDFGVYLDISEEVKVNWKIKRDMAERGHTYEDVLASIRARKPDFSAYIEPQREFADVVIQVLPTTLIDDKESKYLRVRLIQKEGVRDFSPVYLFDEGSTIDWRPCGRKLTCAYPGIKMFYGPDAYYGHEVSVLEVDGLFDNLEEMIYIETHLSNTSTKFYGEMTELLLKHPNFPGSNDGTGLFQVLVGLKMRETYEKLVAETAKTPVQV, from the coding sequence ATGACCACACAGCCAGATTTGGACCGCGTTGTCGTAATTGGAGTTGCTGGCGACTCGGGTTGCGGCAAATCGACGTTCCTGCGCCGTCTAATCGACTTGTTCGGCGAGCAGTTTATGACCGTCATCTGCCTCGACGATTATCACAGTCTGGATCGCAAAGGGCGCAAGGCTGCAGGTGTAACGGCGCTTAACCTGAAGGCCAATAACTTCGATTTGATGGCCGAGCAAGTAGCGGCACTCAAGGCCGGCAAGGCGATCGATAAGCCGATTTACAACCACGAAACTGGCGAGCTCGATCCACCCGAGCGAATCGAGCCGAATAAGGTCATCGTGATTGAAGGTCTTCACCCCCTGTACGACGAGCGCGTGCGCGAGCTCGTTGACTTTGGCGTTTACCTCGATATCAGCGAAGAAGTTAAGGTCAACTGGAAAATCAAGCGCGATATGGCCGAGCGCGGTCATACCTATGAAGACGTGCTGGCTTCGATTCGAGCGCGCAAGCCCGACTTCTCTGCCTACATCGAACCGCAACGCGAGTTTGCCGATGTGGTCATTCAAGTGTTGCCGACGACTCTCATCGATGACAAAGAAAGCAAGTACCTGCGAGTACGCTTGATTCAGAAAGAAGGCGTTCGGGATTTCAGCCCGGTGTACTTGTTTGATGAAGGGTCGACGATCGATTGGCGTCCCTGCGGTCGTAAACTGACCTGTGCTTATCCGGGCATCAAGATGTTCTACGGACCGGATGCTTACTACGGTCATGAAGTGTCGGTCTTAGAAGTAGACGGTCTTTTCGACAATCTCGAAGAAATGATCTACATCGAGACGCACCTGAGCAACACGTCAACGAAGTTCTACGGCGAAATGACTGAGTTGTTGCTCAAGCACCCGAACTTCCCCGGCTCCAATGACGGCACGGGTCTGTTCCAAGTGCTGGTGGGTCTGAAGATGCGCGAAACTTACGAGAAGCTGGTTGCGGAAACGGCAAAAACGCCGGTTCAGGTTTAA